A single window of Sporosarcina sp. Marseille-Q4943 DNA harbors:
- a CDS encoding nucleoside-diphosphate sugar epimerase/dehydratase yields the protein MTMKKRMTMLFLLDSLIVFLSIFLGYYILRPDIVIIQDGIILMSALTIQIAHHLIAWHYGLYRKVWSYASIGELKAIFKSVTYTIAVVVIAQLVFTRDVNARALFLTWMLHILLIGGSRLSWRLTRDTFRKKDEQGMTRTMIIGAGQAGTMVARQLMNNPESGMKPVLFLDDDRMKKGLELYGIKIMGGTDYLEEKVKDNHIEKIVIAIPSMPKQEMTGLMKRCVATGVRTQMIPRIEDLMTGKVSVNDMRDVKTEDLLGRDEVQLDMKAIKEKLTDKTILVTGAGGSIGSEICRQVAAFKPKSLILLGHGESSIYNIDMELRQKVSPETTLIPIIADVQDRDRIFDIMAEYKPDVIYHAAAHKHVPLMEANPMEAVKNNIFGTKNVAEAADTFAVSHFVLVSTDKAVNPPNIMGATKRFAEMIVQNLAKNSKTKYAAVRFGNVLGSRGSVVPLFKKQIAAGGPVTVTDTRMTRYFMTIPEASRLVIQAGTLASGGEVFVLDMGDPVKIVDLAKNLIRLSGYREDEIEIKFSGIRPGEKLFEELLNESERQSEYVYPKIYVGKATPISELEMEYVLEKLLDMEMCEMKETLIGMANRKVVEVPSKFSVV from the coding sequence ATGACAATGAAAAAGCGGATGACCATGCTTTTCTTATTGGATTCACTCATCGTGTTCCTATCAATCTTTCTAGGCTACTATATATTGCGGCCAGACATCGTCATCATTCAAGATGGAATCATCTTGATGAGCGCTTTGACAATCCAAATCGCGCACCACCTCATCGCTTGGCATTACGGACTATACCGGAAAGTATGGTCATACGCCTCCATCGGCGAATTGAAAGCGATCTTCAAATCGGTCACCTACACAATCGCAGTCGTCGTCATCGCACAGCTCGTCTTCACGAGAGACGTCAATGCACGGGCGCTTTTCCTCACTTGGATGCTCCACATTTTGTTGATTGGGGGATCGCGACTCAGCTGGCGCCTTACACGCGATACGTTCCGCAAAAAGGATGAGCAAGGGATGACACGCACGATGATCATCGGTGCCGGACAAGCCGGAACGATGGTTGCGCGTCAACTGATGAACAATCCGGAGTCAGGCATGAAGCCTGTCCTCTTCCTTGACGATGATCGGATGAAAAAGGGACTCGAACTGTACGGCATCAAAATAATGGGCGGTACAGACTATCTTGAAGAAAAAGTGAAAGACAACCATATCGAAAAAATCGTCATCGCGATTCCGTCGATGCCAAAGCAGGAAATGACTGGGCTCATGAAACGATGCGTCGCAACAGGCGTCCGCACGCAAATGATCCCACGCATCGAGGATTTGATGACAGGAAAAGTGTCCGTCAACGATATGCGCGACGTAAAAACAGAAGATCTCCTTGGCCGCGACGAGGTCCAGCTCGACATGAAAGCGATCAAGGAGAAATTGACTGATAAAACAATCCTCGTGACAGGCGCAGGCGGCTCGATCGGCTCCGAAATCTGCCGCCAAGTGGCGGCATTCAAGCCGAAAAGCCTCATCCTCCTTGGTCACGGAGAAAGTTCCATCTACAATATAGACATGGAACTCCGCCAAAAAGTTTCACCTGAAACAACACTGATCCCAATCATCGCGGACGTCCAGGACCGCGACCGGATCTTCGACATCATGGCGGAATACAAACCGGACGTCATCTACCATGCCGCGGCACACAAACACGTCCCGCTCATGGAAGCGAACCCGATGGAAGCCGTCAAAAACAACATATTCGGAACGAAGAACGTCGCGGAAGCGGCCGACACATTCGCCGTCTCGCACTTCGTCCTCGTTTCCACTGACAAAGCGGTCAACCCACCGAATATTATGGGTGCGACGAAGCGCTTCGCTGAAATGATAGTTCAGAATCTTGCCAAGAACAGTAAAACTAAGTATGCTGCAGTACGTTTCGGGAACGTACTCGGCTCCCGTGGGAGTGTCGTTCCGCTCTTCAAAAAGCAGATAGCAGCGGGGGGACCGGTAACAGTGACTGATACTAGAATGACCCGCTACTTCATGACGATTCCGGAAGCATCGAGACTCGTTATACAGGCAGGCACACTAGCAAGTGGTGGAGAAGTGTTCGTCCTTGATATGGGGGACCCGGTGAAGATTGTCGATCTTGCGAAGAACTTGATCAGGCTATCAGGATATCGAGAAGATGAGATTGAAATCAAGTTTTCAGGCATTCGACCTGGTGAGAAGTTGTTTGAAGAACTGTTGAATGAGAGTGAACGGCAGAGCGAGTATGTGTACCCGAAGATTTATGTTGGTAAGGCTACACCGATTAGTGAGCTTGAGATGGAGTATGTGTTGGAAAAGCTGCTAGATATGGAGATGTGCGAGATGAAGGAGACTTTGATTGGAATGGCTAATCGAAAAGTTGTGGAAGTGCCTAGTAAATTTTCGGTTGTATAG
- a CDS encoding tyrosine-protein phosphatase, with protein MIDMHTHLLFGVDDGPKTIEDTLELIKKAQVEGITDMISTSHARHPQFNVQKSEVLSQITLLKDIMKEAGLSIQLHPGQEIRLTEDLIERFDNNELLTLANSRYLLLELPSQTIPVYTVHIIQSLLEREIIPIIAHPERNRAIAEKPERLERLIRHGATAQITSSSLSGHFGKTIQKLSLQLIEANLVHTYGSDVHNLKTRPFHFGKGLDVLERKRLYDIADLLLENNERILRNEPFFLLEPELAKPRKLFGFIG; from the coding sequence ATGATTGATATGCATACCCATCTACTGTTCGGGGTCGATGACGGGCCTAAAACAATTGAGGATACGCTCGAATTAATAAAAAAGGCGCAGGTAGAAGGGATTACCGACATGATCAGCACGTCACACGCACGACACCCGCAATTCAATGTGCAGAAGAGCGAAGTGTTGAGCCAAATTACATTGCTGAAAGACATCATGAAGGAAGCAGGGCTCAGCATTCAGTTACACCCGGGGCAGGAGATCCGCCTGACGGAAGACCTGATCGAAAGATTCGACAACAATGAGCTGTTGACGCTCGCAAATTCGAGATATCTTCTATTGGAGCTGCCGTCGCAGACGATTCCCGTATACACGGTGCACATTATCCAATCACTCCTCGAAAGGGAAATCATCCCGATCATCGCGCATCCCGAACGGAACCGGGCCATCGCGGAAAAACCGGAGCGGCTCGAACGGCTCATTCGTCACGGCGCCACCGCCCAAATCACATCAAGCAGCCTATCGGGCCATTTCGGCAAAACGATCCAAAAGCTATCACTCCAGCTCATCGAGGCGAATCTCGTCCATACATACGGCTCGGATGTCCATAACTTGAAAACGAGGCCATTCCATTTCGGGAAAGGGCTCGACGTATTGGAACGGAAACGGCTGTATGATATTGCCGATTTATTACTTGAGAATAATGAACGCATCTTAAGGAATGAACCATTCTTCCTTTTGGAACCGGAATTGGCGAAGCCGAGAAAGTTGTTCGGCTTCATTGGATGA
- a CDS encoding VanZ family protein, whose product MRKFLFLLIIVGVLFFSSGQTYEQQSLIPTLEEQLPSKPLESQLANLQIPYWGKIVSVEERGYYAFVEFLLRKAAHFFIFGLLAIAVYSILPKFRYRTIVALVITLALAIGDEYHQSLTGGRTPSSKDVLLDMTGAFTFLILFRLIQLGLANRKPKRKPRKSKK is encoded by the coding sequence ATGAGAAAATTCCTATTTTTACTAATCATTGTCGGCGTATTATTCTTTTCATCAGGCCAAACGTACGAGCAGCAGTCACTCATCCCGACGTTGGAGGAACAACTGCCTAGCAAGCCTCTCGAAAGCCAACTGGCGAACCTACAAATCCCTTATTGGGGGAAGATTGTTTCAGTCGAGGAGCGGGGTTATTACGCCTTCGTCGAGTTCCTACTACGGAAAGCAGCTCATTTCTTCATTTTCGGACTGCTGGCAATCGCCGTATACAGCATCTTACCGAAATTCCGCTACCGAACGATCGTCGCGCTCGTCATCACACTCGCTCTCGCAATTGGGGATGAATACCACCAGTCGCTCACCGGCGGACGAACTCCTTCCTCGAAAGACGTTTTATTGGATATGACAGGGGCATTCACCTTCTTAATCTTGTTCCGCCTGATACAGCTCGGACTTGCAAACCGCAAGCCAAAACGAAAACCGCGCAAGTCCAAAAAATAG
- a CDS encoding CpsD/CapB family tyrosine-protein kinase yields MFKTKKKPMQTVARKLVTKHNPKSIVSEQFRTVRTNINFSMPDKELKTLLFTSSSPGEGKSTSAANVAIVFAQEGKKVLLVDADMRKPTMQYTFRTTNTTGLSNLLTKQWSLEEVTKVTDIEGLFLMTCGPIPPNPAELIGSKSMDALIEELTAQYDLVIFDTPPILSVADAQILSNKCDGTILVVNSGVTEKDSVIKAKDALVSAKANILGTLLNNFVLEKDHYYYQYYGTGE; encoded by the coding sequence ATGTTCAAGACAAAGAAGAAGCCGATGCAAACGGTTGCGCGTAAACTTGTGACGAAACATAATCCGAAGTCAATCGTTTCGGAGCAGTTCCGCACGGTCCGGACGAACATCAACTTCTCCATGCCTGACAAAGAACTGAAAACATTGCTGTTCACCTCTTCCTCTCCTGGAGAGGGCAAATCAACGAGCGCTGCGAACGTGGCAATCGTCTTTGCGCAGGAAGGGAAGAAAGTGCTCCTTGTCGACGCGGACATGCGCAAACCGACAATGCAATACACATTCCGCACGACGAACACGACGGGCCTGTCCAATTTGCTCACGAAGCAATGGAGCCTTGAAGAAGTGACGAAAGTCACGGATATCGAAGGCCTATTCTTGATGACGTGCGGTCCGATTCCGCCGAATCCTGCCGAGCTCATCGGTTCTAAATCGATGGATGCGCTGATCGAGGAGCTAACGGCGCAATATGACCTTGTCATTTTCGATACGCCGCCGATACTTTCGGTAGCAGACGCGCAAATCCTTTCGAATAAATGTGACGGGACGATTCTTGTCGTCAATTCCGGCGTGACAGAAAAAGATAGCGTCATTAAGGCGAAAGATGCACTTGTATCCGCAAAAGCGAATATTCTAGGTACTCTCCTGAACAATTTCGTGCTCGAGAAGGACCATTATTACTATCAATATTACGGAACTGGAGAGTAA
- a CDS encoding oligosaccharide flippase family protein, which yields MEKRERKMKLIRNVSWIFVANLIVSFTKWLLLVIIAKLLSPAEVGAYSLAFAIGAPITLFANMKLRSLYITERKNDFSDYNNSRKLLSLISIIVLTAIGFFIYPQYFYIILFVGLMKVFDLQSDLYYALPHKEENMSYIAKLLILKHIITLITFFVSLIMTENLVFSLITQLTIQILFFYLIEKKGIERNYEVNSKRFNFGKVKKVILLGLPLGFVQMIFSFNVFYPRYLLEFFESTEILGYFSAIAYILVVGNILMNAVSQNFLPYLSREVKINNYKKFKRVVFIDLSLFSLFLGVLLILFSYLFGEIFLSMFYGKEYAKFVDILILVSFSIAINFISMNFDTALLAMRFISIQPKISVFVLVVNLIIGYILIRNYGIYGATYTIIITNSLQLLLRILFVNQKLNSLMRYDQSI from the coding sequence ATGGAAAAGAGAGAAAGAAAAATGAAATTAATACGAAATGTATCATGGATTTTTGTCGCTAATTTAATTGTTTCCTTTACAAAATGGCTTCTATTGGTTATTATTGCCAAGTTACTATCGCCTGCTGAAGTTGGGGCTTACTCATTAGCATTTGCCATTGGGGCACCTATAACACTTTTTGCTAATATGAAATTACGTTCATTGTATATTACTGAAAGGAAAAACGACTTCAGTGACTATAATAATTCAAGAAAGCTTTTAAGCTTAATATCAATTATAGTTCTCACTGCTATTGGATTTTTTATATATCCCCAGTATTTTTATATAATTTTATTTGTTGGTTTAATGAAAGTTTTTGATTTGCAATCAGATCTCTACTATGCCCTACCTCATAAAGAAGAGAACATGAGTTATATTGCAAAGTTATTGATTTTAAAACACATAATCACATTAATTACTTTTTTTGTGAGCTTAATAATGACAGAAAATCTTGTTTTTAGTTTAATAACTCAGCTAACTATACAGATTTTATTCTTCTATTTAATTGAAAAAAAAGGTATTGAAAGAAACTATGAAGTAAATAGTAAAAGATTCAATTTCGGGAAAGTAAAGAAAGTAATTCTATTAGGTTTACCATTAGGCTTTGTTCAAATGATTTTTTCTTTTAATGTTTTTTATCCAAGATATCTTTTAGAGTTCTTCGAATCAACTGAAATACTAGGTTACTTTTCAGCTATAGCTTATATTTTGGTTGTTGGAAACATACTGATGAATGCAGTTTCCCAAAACTTTTTACCATATCTATCCAGGGAGGTAAAAATAAATAACTACAAGAAGTTTAAAAGGGTCGTATTCATTGACCTTTCACTATTCTCTTTATTTTTGGGTGTTTTATTAATATTATTTTCCTATTTGTTCGGTGAGATTTTCTTAAGTATGTTCTATGGTAAAGAGTATGCAAAGTTCGTAGACATTCTAATATTAGTAAGTTTTTCCATTGCCATCAATTTTATTAGTATGAATTTTGATACAGCTTTGTTAGCGATGAGATTTATAAGTATACAGCCGAAAATCTCAGTGTTTGTTCTAGTTGTTAATCTTATTATTGGATACATTTTAATAAGAAATTATGGTATTTATGGTGCGACATATACAATAATAATTACTAACAGTCTTCAACTCTTGCTAAGAATTCTTTTTGTTAATCAAAAATTAAACTCTTTAATGAGATACGATCAATCAATTTAG
- a CDS encoding YveK family protein, whose translation MEETISLQDLFKTLKKRAILILLTMLLAVTVAGVISFLLLTPIYQASTQILVNQQKVEQNQFNSQDIQANLQLINTYNVIITSPAILSKVIENLDLDTTPAALKKNITVNSAQNSQVVNVSVQDPEPYMAVDIANTTAEVFQEEIQKLMNVDNVNILSPAVLSDNPKPIKPDPFLNMAIAAVVGLMLGVGIAFLLEYLDTTVKTEQDIEELLGLPILGLVSPITDNEMPNAKEALQRRRRKR comes from the coding sequence ATGGAAGAAACGATCAGTCTTCAGGATCTGTTCAAGACGCTGAAGAAGAGGGCTATCCTCATTTTGCTGACGATGCTGCTGGCGGTGACGGTGGCAGGGGTCATCAGTTTCCTGCTATTGACACCGATCTATCAGGCATCGACGCAAATCCTCGTGAATCAGCAGAAGGTGGAACAGAACCAGTTCAACTCGCAAGACATCCAAGCGAATCTTCAGCTGATCAATACATACAACGTTATCATTACAAGCCCTGCGATTTTGTCTAAGGTGATTGAAAACTTAGACCTCGATACGACGCCAGCAGCTCTAAAAAAGAATATTACCGTGAACAGCGCACAAAATTCACAAGTCGTCAATGTGAGCGTGCAAGATCCGGAGCCATATATGGCGGTCGATATCGCCAATACAACGGCGGAAGTGTTCCAGGAAGAAATCCAGAAGCTAATGAATGTCGATAACGTCAACATCCTTTCGCCCGCTGTACTATCGGATAACCCGAAGCCGATCAAACCCGATCCGTTCCTTAATATGGCGATTGCGGCGGTCGTCGGACTCATGCTCGGTGTAGGGATCGCATTCCTGCTCGAGTATTTGGATACGACGGTGAAAACGGAGCAAGATATCGAGGAGTTACTGGGCTTGCCGATTTTAGGCCTCGTCAGTCCGATTACAGATAATGAAATGCCGAACGCAAAAGAGGCATTACAACGTAGAAGAAGGAAGAGGTGA
- a CDS encoding O-antigen polymerase, producing the protein MNSIYFKKGLYYIFLSLMAIYIYLSDNYKIILIAFLVTILYSMICVKFTLHHPFVWFLPFYFMYSCSSAVLTWQDVKPFSDNVVFLLKASWFSMLPLLLIINTKIGEYHALKPNKRNNIYFFFIVWGGALLLNSLSLVSISLSGFTNKREINSNSDQIFSVSLGFSLLILVFSIILAISILSKKSYPYKFVIFNLSFMFIAFLINGERDLFLRVTLISFVLYYTIYKRIKSLYLILIGIVTIFMIPVMHNLKNFWITKETNKTLSGNWIVDIFSSEFTSASNNLRIIYEANLEYKKGETIIWDILRFFSSDYHSTTQWFNEIFFPEVIATGGGRGFSFLGEGYLNFGLTGMLIWMAILGLIIKFLYFYSRKNSLTLLIYIISMPTFIYILRADFSNLFSGVIKQVVIPLFLLYILYWILTQILPNKNRDYLLDTMKGREKVER; encoded by the coding sequence ATGAATTCAATATATTTTAAAAAAGGACTTTATTATATCTTTTTGTCATTAATGGCAATATATATATACTTGTCGGATAACTATAAAATCATTCTGATTGCATTTTTAGTAACTATTTTATACTCCATGATTTGTGTGAAATTCACTCTGCATCATCCTTTTGTTTGGTTTCTTCCCTTTTATTTTATGTATAGTTGCTCAAGTGCAGTTCTAACATGGCAAGATGTAAAACCCTTTAGTGACAATGTTGTTTTTTTACTTAAAGCTTCGTGGTTCAGTATGCTTCCTTTGCTGCTAATCATTAACACTAAGATAGGTGAATATCATGCGCTGAAGCCAAATAAAAGAAATAATATTTATTTCTTTTTTATAGTTTGGGGAGGAGCATTATTATTAAACTCGTTATCTCTTGTTTCAATAAGTTTGTCTGGATTTACAAATAAAAGAGAAATAAACTCTAATTCCGATCAAATATTTAGTGTCTCTTTAGGGTTTAGTTTACTCATTTTGGTTTTTTCGATAATTTTAGCAATCTCTATTCTATCTAAGAAGAGTTATCCGTATAAGTTTGTGATTTTCAATTTGTCATTTATGTTTATTGCTTTTTTAATCAATGGTGAGAGGGATTTGTTTTTAAGAGTAACCTTAATTTCGTTTGTACTTTATTACACCATATATAAACGGATAAAAAGTTTATATTTAATTTTGATTGGTATAGTTACGATATTCATGATTCCGGTTATGCATAATTTAAAGAACTTTTGGATTACGAAAGAAACTAATAAAACTTTATCGGGAAATTGGATTGTAGACATATTCTCTAGTGAATTTACTTCAGCTTCAAATAATCTCCGTATTATTTATGAGGCAAACTTAGAATATAAGAAAGGAGAAACAATTATTTGGGATATTTTAAGGTTTTTTAGTTCTGATTATCATTCTACAACCCAGTGGTTTAATGAGATCTTTTTCCCAGAAGTTATCGCAACGGGAGGAGGTAGGGGGTTCTCTTTTTTAGGAGAAGGCTATCTGAATTTTGGATTAACTGGAATGTTAATTTGGATGGCTATTTTGGGTCTGATTATTAAGTTCCTGTATTTTTACAGTAGAAAAAATAGCCTTACGTTACTAATATATATAATTTCAATGCCTACGTTTATATATATCTTGAGGGCCGACTTCTCAAATCTTTTCTCAGGAGTCATAAAACAAGTGGTAATACCTCTTTTTCTATTATATATATTGTACTGGATATTAACACAAATTTTACCTAACAAAAATAGAGATTACTTACTGGATACAATGAAAGGTCGTGAAAAGGTTGAGCGGTAG
- a CDS encoding acyltransferase, with translation MLKKLRRLIRFIEFISKFVPKPLFVFLWRFSDSSESKVALLIRYLYVKKYSNDCGENIYIGKGVILKNIEHLTLGSNISIHAYNYIDAAGGITIGDNVSIANQSSLISFEHTWEEDNIPIKYNKVKKERIVIQNDIWIGTGCRILSNVTLYRRSIVAAGAVVNKDVLPNTIVGGIPARKIKDIY, from the coding sequence ATGTTAAAAAAATTAAGACGTTTAATTCGTTTTATTGAATTTATAAGCAAATTTGTTCCAAAACCTCTTTTTGTATTTCTTTGGCGGTTTTCGGATAGTTCAGAATCTAAGGTTGCGCTTTTAATTAGGTATCTATATGTAAAGAAATATTCAAATGATTGTGGCGAAAACATTTATATCGGTAAAGGTGTCATTTTAAAGAATATAGAACATTTAACCTTAGGATCCAATATAAGCATTCATGCCTATAATTACATTGATGCAGCTGGAGGTATTACTATAGGCGATAATGTTTCTATTGCAAATCAAAGTTCATTGATATCTTTTGAACACACGTGGGAAGAAGATAATATTCCTATAAAGTATAATAAGGTGAAAAAAGAAAGAATAGTTATACAAAATGATATATGGATAGGAACAGGATGTAGAATATTGTCAAATGTAACATTGTATAGAAGAAGTATTGTGGCTGCAGGAGCTGTGGTAAACAAAGATGTTTTACCGAATACAATTGTAGGGGGAATACCTGCAAGGAAAATTAAAGATATTTATTAA
- a CDS encoding S-layer homology domain-containing protein has protein sequence MTKYKSSYQKLFSATLATAVATGALVTAAPVYTSAAEAKSFSDVKQSHHFYEAVMNLTARGVINGYEDGTYRPGQNISRAHAAKIMALALGLDTVNVKDPGFKDVKKGHPYYGHIAALVEAGVIRGYEDDTFRPNGNLTRAHIAQMLVRGFDFEEESLSNLPFKDVNGKHWFANYIQTLYSNEITTGTTPTTFSPNAFVTRGQVASFIYRSELKQIPEEAPETSVNSEVVGFVDGKLELADGTYNVGASLQGLFSSANLPALKGAVVKGDLENGTLVKVTSIELKANGTAENSVTLDGNGAAVSGNVTVSGDYVALKNLTVNGNLDVGQNVKNSFTTDNVTVTGKTVISDSAASASAFTVAAVAEKPTIVFTNSTLGALEVSKEGAAVEVKGTTKVEEVVVSSNITLTADAGVTIPKVTVTAGVTDLTLDANVGNLTITSVDAKITLGEDAKIDTLVLPAGVDAKDVIENYDSVKDQITTVEGTTPDTTPTPPPSSGGGGDVTPPPATPSAEKVLNDLLLQHIGAGNPVVGNVSIVLSGKKFTATVNEDSATVSDFIAAAETAFDRVGTAVTVTEGTVTLPGGGKVEVGDGTTGQSFNELISEALSGVGLEGDEELTLFKGKSISATVTGKVNGRTFTDTYTFSFSK, from the coding sequence TTGACAAAGTACAAAAGTTCTTACCAGAAATTGTTCAGCGCAACTTTAGCGACGGCTGTAGCAACCGGAGCACTCGTCACGGCAGCACCAGTGTATACGTCGGCGGCGGAAGCGAAGTCTTTCTCGGACGTGAAGCAATCTCATCATTTCTATGAAGCGGTCATGAATTTAACAGCGAGAGGCGTCATCAATGGCTACGAAGATGGTACATACCGTCCGGGTCAAAACATTAGCAGGGCTCACGCTGCAAAGATCATGGCACTTGCATTAGGACTTGATACGGTAAACGTAAAAGATCCAGGATTCAAAGATGTGAAAAAGGGCCATCCGTATTACGGACATATTGCTGCGCTTGTGGAAGCGGGAGTCATTAGAGGGTATGAAGACGATACGTTCAGACCGAATGGTAATTTGACACGAGCTCATATTGCACAAATGCTCGTAAGAGGTTTCGATTTTGAAGAGGAGTCCCTCTCCAATCTGCCATTCAAAGATGTGAACGGCAAGCACTGGTTTGCGAATTACATTCAAACATTGTACTCGAATGAGATTACAACAGGTACAACTCCCACTACTTTCTCGCCTAACGCATTCGTTACGCGTGGACAAGTTGCTTCGTTCATCTATCGAAGCGAGTTGAAGCAAATTCCAGAGGAAGCACCTGAGACATCAGTCAATAGCGAAGTCGTCGGCTTTGTTGATGGCAAGTTGGAATTAGCCGACGGAACGTACAATGTAGGTGCTAGCTTGCAAGGCCTTTTCAGCAGTGCCAACTTACCGGCTCTTAAAGGAGCTGTCGTAAAAGGTGACTTGGAAAACGGTACACTTGTGAAAGTCACTTCCATTGAACTGAAGGCGAACGGCACTGCTGAAAACAGTGTTACGCTTGACGGCAACGGAGCGGCGGTTTCAGGGAATGTCACAGTGAGCGGGGACTATGTTGCTCTGAAAAACCTCACAGTGAACGGGAACTTGGATGTCGGTCAAAACGTGAAGAACAGCTTTACGACAGACAATGTGACGGTTACTGGCAAGACGGTCATCTCCGACAGCGCGGCATCCGCATCTGCATTTACAGTAGCGGCAGTCGCGGAAAAGCCGACAATCGTTTTCACTAATTCCACTTTGGGTGCATTAGAAGTGTCGAAAGAAGGCGCAGCAGTTGAAGTGAAAGGGACTACAAAGGTTGAGGAAGTTGTTGTCTCGTCCAACATCACGTTAACAGCGGATGCAGGAGTTACAATTCCTAAAGTCACTGTGACGGCAGGCGTAACCGACTTGACACTTGACGCTAACGTAGGCAACCTGACGATCACTTCGGTAGACGCGAAAATTACATTGGGCGAAGACGCGAAAATCGACACACTTGTCCTACCTGCTGGAGTGGATGCAAAAGATGTCATCGAAAACTATGACAGCGTAAAAGACCAAATTACGACAGTTGAAGGGACAACCCCGGATACGACACCTACACCACCACCAAGTAGCGGAGGAGGCGGTGACGTCACACCACCACCAGCGACACCTTCTGCAGAAAAAGTGTTGAATGACTTGCTTCTACAGCATATCGGTGCAGGGAATCCAGTCGTCGGGAATGTTTCCATCGTGTTGAGTGGCAAGAAATTTACTGCAACGGTCAATGAAGACAGTGCAACAGTTTCGGACTTCATTGCAGCTGCTGAAACTGCTTTCGATAGAGTAGGAACCGCTGTTACTGTGACTGAAGGGACTGTAACTCTCCCTGGTGGAGGGAAAGTTGAAGTAGGAGATGGTACTACTGGCCAGTCGTTTAATGAATTGATTTCGGAAGCACTGAGCGGAGTCGGTCTTGAGGGCGATGAAGAGTTAACTTTGTTTAAAGGTAAAAGTATTTCCGCGACTGTAACTGGTAAAGTAAACGGTCGTACATTCACCGACACGTATACTTTCAGTTTTAGTAAATAA
- a CDS encoding SGNH/GDSL hydrolase family protein, which yields MIARKIAVAIFILVCLAALLFSYNSWKQKLAGTSSDETVVEAPSGIAATDGEQGVPADKERPTTRDDGRLKDSELATLSANLDGRMAGLLDSRFQAGEHVKLLIVGSQAIEQGGNGGAAGLLADSLADAYKGFIETDIISFAGTSREFIEQMDELVDFGVYDVVLFEPFTLNNNGRVVIEDEHRHILRGRDALQEVKEDAVLLLMPSQPIFRPNFYLTQIRSLENFAAVRGIPYVDHWAAWPDVADDAILNYLDEDSGPNDAGAEAWGSVLVDYFTGSGE from the coding sequence ATGATTGCAAGAAAAATTGCCGTCGCCATCTTCATCCTCGTCTGCCTCGCCGCGCTTCTATTCAGTTACAACAGTTGGAAACAAAAGCTGGCCGGCACTTCGAGCGATGAAACGGTAGTCGAAGCCCCTTCGGGAATCGCGGCAACAGATGGTGAACAAGGGGTTCCGGCAGATAAGGAAAGACCTACAACTAGAGACGACGGTAGATTGAAAGATTCAGAACTAGCCACTCTTTCCGCGAACTTGGACGGAAGAATGGCCGGTTTACTAGATTCACGCTTCCAAGCGGGCGAGCACGTCAAACTGCTCATCGTCGGCTCGCAGGCGATCGAGCAAGGGGGAAACGGCGGTGCCGCGGGTCTACTCGCGGATAGTTTGGCAGACGCATACAAAGGGTTCATTGAAACAGACATCATCTCATTCGCGGGCACGTCCCGCGAATTTATTGAGCAGATGGATGAGCTCGTCGACTTCGGTGTGTATGACGTTGTTTTGTTCGAACCATTTACGTTGAACAACAACGGGCGGGTTGTCATCGAAGACGAGCATCGGCATATATTGCGGGGTCGGGATGCTTTGCAGGAAGTGAAGGAAGATGCCGTATTGCTCCTCATGCCGTCGCAGCCGATATTTAGACCGAACTTTTATTTAACCCAAATCCGCTCGTTGGAGAACTTTGCGGCCGTGCGGGGGATTCCTTATGTTGATCATTGGGCTGCCTGGCCAGATGTGGCGGATGATGCGATACTTAATTACCTTGATGAAGACAGCGGGCCGAATGATGCGGGTGCGGAAGCTTGGGGCTCTGTGCTAGTTGACTACTTTACCGGGAGCGGCGAGTGA